One Brassica napus cultivar Da-Ae chromosome C4, Da-Ae, whole genome shotgun sequence genomic region harbors:
- the LOC106395192 gene encoding transcription repressor OFP6: MASRSKKKKMVLKTVSVVDIGCGNCKFPTLSSFFNRFSKKPRRYSSNYGHYHSSTTTASSSSAIPSTTHWFSDNTSSSSATPSHAAVAVEKDSDDPYLDFRQSMLQMILENEIYSKNDLRELLNCFLSLNEPYYHGIIIRAFSEIWEGVFSAAVKRRGAVQESPLVRHHAPSRASRGYHNLYHRSM; this comes from the coding sequence ATGGCGAGcagaagcaagaagaagaagatggttcTTAAGACAGTCTCTGTAGTAGACATCGGATGCGGCAACTGTAAGTTCCCAACCTTGTCATCTTTTTTCAACCGTTTCTCCAAAAAGCCACGCCGCTACTCTTCTAACTACGGACACTACCactcttccaccaccaccgcctcctcctcctccgctaTTCCCTCCACCACCCATTGGTTCTCCGACAACACCTCTTCCTCCTCCGCTACACCCTCCCACGCAGCCGTCGCCGTCGAGAAAGACTCCGACGACCCTTACCTTGACTTCCGTCAGTCTATGCTCCAGATGATTCTCGAGAACGAGATTTACTCCAAAAACGACCTCAGAGAGCTTCTCAACTGCTTTCTCTCACTCAACGAGCCTTACTACCACGGCATCATCATCCGCGCTTTCTCCGAAATATGGGAAGGTGTTTTCTCCGCCGCCGTCAAACGCCGTGGCGCCGTCCAAGAGTCTCCCCTCGTCCGTCATCATGCGCCGTCACGTGCATCACGTGGTTACCATAATCTCTACCACCGATCGATGTAA